The DNA region CCCTGGCGATGCGCAGCCCGCGGTTGACGTCACCGGTGCCGTCGAGGTGCGGATCGTTGATGAGCCCCTTCCAGCCGCCGACCGTGCGGGGCTTTTCGAAGTACACGCGCATGACGATCAGGAGATCGTCGACGAAGCGGCCGGCGAGGGCGGCGAGCCGGTCGGCGTATTCGAGTGCCGCGGCGGGGTCGTGGATGGAACAGGGCCCGGCGATCACGAGCAGCCGGTCGTCCGTGCCGTCGAGGACGCGGAGGACGTTTTCCCTGCCGTGGCGCACCGTGTCGGCCGCGGTCGCGCCGAGCGGCAGTTCGTGGTGCAGCAGGGCGGGCGTGACCAGCGGGACCATCCGGTCGATGCGCTGGTTGTCGAGTTCGACCGTGGCGATGGTTGTCATCACAGATATCCAGGGTTTCTGCCGGCACCGGGTGCGGGAAAGCCGGGGTTTCCCGGCCCGGACGGCGGTCTCGGGTGAACTAGGAAGCAAGCCCGGCATTTACTCGAGCGAGAATTCTCCTACCCCGAATCTTCCACCGTCCGGCACGCGGAACAATGGTCCAACCCGGATTCAGCGCCCCGTCCAGATCGGATCCCGTTTCTCGGCGAACGCACGGGCGCCTTCGCTCGCGTCCGCGCTCGCCCGCCGCCGTTCTTCCCACGGATACGAGGTTTTGAACGCCTCTTCGAGCGGAAGGTCGAGCGATCGCAACGCGGCCTCTTTGATCGCCCGCACCGAAAGCGGGGCGGCACGCACCAGATCGTCCGTCCATTCGGCGACGCACCGGTCCAATTCGGCGAACGGGACGACGTCGTTGACCAGGCCGTGGCGCAACGCCGTCGCCGCGTCCATTCTGCGCCCGGTCAGCAAATGACCCATCGCCACTTTCTGCGGAAGCTGACGCGGCAACCGGAAGACACCGCCCGCGCCGGCGATCAGCCCGAGGCGGACCTCCGGCAGGCCGAAGACCGCTTCTTCGGAAGCGACGACGATGTCGCACGCGAGCACGAGTTCGAAGCCGCCGCCCAGCGCGTAGCCGTGCACGCGCGCGACCACCGGTTTGGACAGCGTGAACCGGTCGGTCAGCCGGGGATGACCCGGCTGGCCGCTGCTGCCGAACGTCGACGCCTCGACGCCCTCGTCGGTCAGCCGCGCGCGTTCCTTGAGGTCCTGACCGACGGAGAACGCGCGCTCTCCCGCGCCGGTCAGAACCACCGCCCTGACGTCGTCGTCGGCTTCGACGTCGTCCCAGATCCCGGCGAGTTCCGTGTGCATCCGCCGGTCCATCGCGTTCAGCACTTCGGGCCGGTCCATCGTCACGTAGGCGACGTGGTCCTTCTTCTCGTACCGGACACCGTTCATCGTGACCCCACCGCGAAGCCGTCCACCTTGCCGATCACGTCCGCGCCGTAGATGCGCAAAGCCTGCTGCAGCGCGAATTCGGCGATATACCGGCGGAATTCCTCCGGTGGTTCCTCGGAAAGGTTCAGCATGCGCCGGTTGGCCGCGACGGCTTCCCCGCCGAGCCGGGCCAGCGCACCCTCGATGGCCGCGTCCATCTCGTCCGGCCGCACGACCTCGTCGACGATCGCCCGGGCGTCCGGCTCGTCCGCCCGGAGCTTGCGGCCGCCGAGGATCACCTGCCGGGCCACGCGCGGCCCGGCGATCCGGGAAAGCCGGAAGTTGGCCACCCCGGGGATGATCCCTTCCTTGGCCGCGGGCAGGCTGAGATACGCGTCGGACGCCGCCAGCACGTGGTCGAAGACCAGCAGCAGCTGCGTCCCACCGCCGATGGCGAACGAATCGACGGCCGCCGTCCACGGTTTGCCGGTGAACCGGGAATGCCAGGAATCGTCCGTCAGCAGGCCGCGGAAGATCTTCTGGAGGTACCCCGTTTCCCGCCGCAGCAGGAAATCCACCAGCGGGATGTCGCCGGCGCTGAGCTTCTTGAGATTGATCCCCGCGCAGAACACCCGGCGCCCCCGATAGCGGGGATGGCTCATCACCCCGCCCCGCAGGAGCCCCACCCGCACGGACGGGTCGAGCAGCACCAGATCGACCGCGGTCTCCATGTCGTCGACCTGCTGGGCGTCCTCGGCGTTCAGGCAGTCGTCCCGGCACAGGGTCAGGTGCGCGACGCCGTCCCGGCGCTCCAGCCGGACGGCTTCCATCCGCACGAGGCCGGTTTCGAGGAACTCCGGCAGCAACCGCTTCGCCCTCGCGGTGGGCCGGAGCATGGCGTCGAGCAGATGCGGTCCGGCCTTCGGTGCGCGCAGGATCCCGCGCAGGAAGATGCCCTGGTCGATCTCGCGCCCGACCTTGTCCGCCTGCGGCCGCGAACGCTCGGCCGCCATCTGTTCCTCCGACGGCACCAGACCGGGAAAGGCGAGCGCGGCGGCGCGGACGAGTTCGTCGAGACGCAGGTACCGCGTCCGGCCATCGGTGAGTTCGGCGTAGATCTCTTCCGCGTGCGCCTCGACGAAGTCCGCGCGCGCCTTCCGGACGTCGTCGTCGACCCGGTGGGCCTCCCCCGCCAGGGCCCGGAGGTCGAGCCCTGGCGCGCTGTCGGTCGTCACGGCTTGGCTTCCCGGCGCAGGGCCCGGTCCGCCGCGGCCAGGTGGGAACCGAGCGCCTCCTCGAAGGTGGTCGAGCCCGCTTCGAAGATCAGCTGCCGCCGGATCGCCGTCTCGGCGCCGTCCGTCACCCCGGCCAGCTCGGCCAGCGTCTTCGCCGGGTCGGCGGACACCTCGTCGATCAGGTCGAGGGCGAGCGCCCGGTCCGTGTCGAGCGGGGTCCCGAGCAGCACGGCCCGCCGGATACCCGCCGCGCCCGCCTGGTGGGTGAGCCGGTACACGGTCATCCCCGGCCAGGTGCCACCACCCGCCGACGCCAAGCGCAGCGTGGTCCCCGGTTCGGCGATCCGGATGTCGGCGGCGAGGAGCAGATCGAAGGCCATCCCGGCGCATTCACCCGACGCCACGGCGGCCGTGAGCCTGCCGAGCCGCTCGAACCGCCGCACGACGCGCTCCCATTTGGACACCAGGCCCACCGCCAGCCCCTTCGCCCAGCCGTCGGGCGGGGCTCCCGTGAGGTGGAGGGTGACCGGTCCCGGCCCGCGGTGGTCTTCGGCACGATCGCAGAGCGCGTCGATCTCCTCGACGGCCGCGATGGACAGGGGCGGGATCCGTCGAAACGCAGCACCAGGTCACCTTCGATTTCGTCACGCGTCACCATTGGACAAGCGCCATTTCGATCGTGGAGCCAGGCCCCATGGTCATGAGCACGCCGTACTCCCCCGGGCGGGCGACGTCTTCGTCGGCGAGCCGCTCGTAGGAGAAGAGGAAGGAGCCACTGGAAAGGTTCCCGTAGTCGCGGAGCACACCGGTGGTGTGGCGCACGTCGTACCGGCTCAGGCCGAGGTTGACGACGACGGCGTCGATCACCTTCTTCCCGCCGGAATGCACCAGCCAGTGGCCGATGTCGCTGCGGCGCAGGCCCGTCCCGGACAGGAGCCGGTCGATGACGATCTCGGCGTGCGCGCCGACCACGTAGGGGATCTGCGGGTCGAGGAAGAAACTGAACCGGTCCTGGTCACGGTCCCAGTCGTAGCGCATCGCGTCGGCCGCGTCGGTGATGATGTAGCTGGCGAATTTCAGGACGCGCGGGCCCGCCACGCGTCCGTCACCGGAAACCACCGCGAGCGCCGCGGATCCGTCGCCGAAAAGACTGTTGACCACCGCGGTCCGCATCGTGCCGTCCAGCGCGTAGGCGGCGGAACACGCCTCGCTGCACAGGACGACGCCGAGTTCGCCGGGATGCGCCGCGGACCAGCCCGCGACCACGTTGAGCGCGTTGAGACCGGCGTTGCAGCCCATGCCGACGATGTCCGAACGGCTGCAATGCGGATCGATGCCCATTTCCCGGATGACGAGCGCGCTCAGGCCGGGCGTCAGGAACCCGGTCGAGGTGACACAGCACAGGTGACGCAGATCCGAAAGCGTCGCCCCCGCCGACTTCAGGCAGGCTTCCAAGGCCCGGCAGCCCATGTCGACGGCGATCTTCTTGTGCTTGTCGAGGAGGTCGCCCTGCGGCTCGGCCGCGCGGGTGCCACCGGGACCCTCCGGCGGCAGGGTGAGGAAACGCCGGTCGATGGCGCTGTTCAGGAAGACCGAGCGGATCTTCGGATCCTCGATGTCGAGGATTTCGAGCAGCTCGGACTGCGAGTAGGACGACTCGGAGACCGCGGTGCCTACGCCGGCGAACCGGGTGATCTCGGTCAATCCATTGTGGACGGAAAGGTCCGCGGTGGTTTCGGCCAGGGCAGTCATCGATACATCCATCCCCAAGTACGCAACTTGCTTCGCAGGAGCTGCTTGAACCGCGCAGCGGACATCGCTTTCACCTTTCTCGGATCTCGTGTCGTGGTCCGCGAAGGACTCCTTGCGGGACCAGAGGTTCCGCAAGGAGTCCTTCACGGACGGGGAATTCAGGCCGAAAGCGGCACTCCGGTCAGCCGCCGCTCGATCTCGCGGCTGGTGGCGTAGTCCGGCAGCAGGCCCTGCCGCCGCGCCTCCGCGAGGGTGATGGCCACCTGGTCCCGGTCGGACAGGATCGGGTCGCCTGCGGTGCCGATCGGCAGGCCCAACGCGGGGTCCAGTGCCGAAAGGGCGAGTTCGTTCTCCGGCACGTAACCCCCGGAGAGCATGTAGGACATGACGGTGTCGTCCTCCAGCGCGACGAAGGCGTGGCCGACCCCGACGGGGAAGTACATCGTCCGATGGGTCTCCTGGTCCATCAGGACCGAGTCCCACTTCCCGAACGTGGGCGAGCCGACGCGGATGTCGACCACGATGTCCAAGGCCTTGCCGCGGGCACAGTAGACGTACTTCGCGATCCCCGGCGGGGTCACGGTGTAGTGGACACCGCGCACCACGCCGCGTTTGGACACGCTGTGGTTCGTCTGCGCCACGGGGAAAAGCCGGCCGCCGTGGGCCTCGGTGAACGCTTCCTCCTGGAACGGCGAGAGGAACACTCCCCTGTCGTCCGGGAAGACGCGAGGAGTGAATTCGAGCGCGCCCTCGACGGCGAGTTTACGTGCTTGCACAGCTGCTCCTGCGGTAGGCGTGATCAGAGGTTGGACAGCACTTCGCGGACCGCGTGGATGACCTTGTCCTGCAGATCCGGGGACAGCGCCGGGTACATCGGCAGGGAGAAGATCTCGCCCGCCAGCTTCTCGGTGACCGGCAGCGACCCGGTCTCGTAGCCGAGGTGGGCGAACCCGGTCATGGTGTGCACGGGCCACGGGTAGCTGATGTTCAGGTGGATGTCGTACGCCTTGAGCCGCTCGAGGATTTCGTCGCGCCGAGGGTGGCGCACCACGTACACGTAGTACACGTGCTCGTTGCCGTCGACGGTCCGCGGAAGCTTCAGCTCCGTGTCGCCGAGGCCTTCGACGTACCGTTCGGCGACGGCACGGCGGCCTGCCGTGTACGCGTCGAGCCTGGTGAGCTTCCGCCGCAGGATCTCGGCCTGGACCTCGTCTAGGCGGCTGTTGTGGGCGGGCGTCTCGATCGTGTAGTAGCGCTCTTCCATCCCGTAGTACCGCAGCCGCCGCAGCCGCCGCTCCACGTCTTCGCGGGAGGTGATGGTCGCGCCGCCGTCGCCGTACGCGCCGAGCACCTTGGTGGGATAGAAGGAGAACGCGGCCGCGTCGCCGGTCGACCCGGCGATCGTGCCGTTCTGCCGGGCGCCGTGCGCCTGCGCACAATCCTCCAAAATGGACAGTCCGTGCTTCGCGGCGAGCTCCTTCAGCGGCGCCATGTCCACGCACTGCCCGTACAGGTGCACGGGCAGGAGGCATTTGGTGCGTTCGGTGATCGCGGCGGCGACCTGGCTCGTGTCCATCAGGAAATCGTCCTCGCGGACGTCGACGAAGACCGGCGTGGCACCGGTTCCGTCGATGGCGACCACGGTCGGAGCGGCGGTGTTCGACACCGTGATCACCTCGTCGCCCGGACCGACACCGAGCGCCTGGAGACCGAGCTTGATCGCGTTCGTCCCGTTGTCGACCCCGACGCAATGCTCGACCCCGTGGTACGCGGCGAATTCCGCCTCGAAGCCCCGGAGGCTCGCGCCCAGCACGAGCTGTCCCGAATTGAAGACCGTCTCGACCGCGTCGAGCAGGTCGAGCCGCTCCTTCCCGTATTCGGCCAGGTAGTCCCAAACGCGCGTGGTCATGTGCGTGCCTTTCCGTGAACTGGGGTGGTCAATGCGGCGACGGTGCGGCGCACGCCTTCGGACAGCGAGATCTCCGGACGCCAGCCGGTGATCGCCCGGAAGGCGGCGGAATCGATGGTGATACTGCGAAGGTCCGTCTCGGGCGCGTGGGACGGCGGTTCCACACAGGAAACCTCCACCGGATCCGTCCCGGTGTGCTCGGACATCTCCTTCGCCACGAGCCGGAACACCTCCCCCAGCCGATCACCCCGGCCGGCCCCGATGAGCCAATGCCCGCCCACCAGGGAATCCGGATGGTCCAGTGCCGCGGTGAACGCCTTGGCGACGTCCTCGACGTGGATCAGGTCGCGTCGCACGGTTCCGTCGCCCCAGACGGTGAGCGGCAGGCCTTCGAGCGCTCGCCGCGCCATGGCGGACACGACACCGCGGTCGGGGTTCGCCCCGTCGGTCGCGGTCTCCCCGAAGATCGTCGGCAGCCGCAGGCTGATCCCGCGCACCCGGCCGTCGGCGGTGGCCTTCTTGAGGAACTGTTCCGCCTCCAGCTTCTGCACGTCGTACGGGGTCGCCGGATGGTCGGGTTCGCTCCCGTCGAGCGGCTCCCGCGGTGGCACGCCGACCTGTGTGGTGGTGCCGGCGAACACCACCAGCGGGGGCGGCCCGTCACCGTTCCCGACGACGTCGACGAGGTCCCGCAGCACACCCACGTTCACGCGTTCGGCGCCCTCGGTCTCGGCCGCCCGCCAGCCACCGTCCCCCAGGAGCAGATAGACGATCGCGTCCGAACCCGCGACCGCGCCGGCGAGCGCGGCACGGTCGGTGAGGTCGGCGGCGACGACGGTGGTTTCCGCCAGGCCGGGGGCGGGGACGAAGTGCTTGCGCGACACCGCGCGCAGCCGGATCGGCCGGCGGGACAGTTCACGGGTGACGGCCGAGCCGATGAAGCCCGAGGCGCCGAGGACGGTGATCTGCTTCATGTCAGGCGCCTCCGCGCGGCTGTGCGGTCAAAGCGTTGATACAGGCCAGAAGTGTGCGGGCCTCCACGTTGACGTAGTGCCCGTGCCGGGTGAGCGCGGTGAGCTGTGCCGGGGTGACCCAGGCGTAGCCGGGCGGCGGATCGACCGTCTCGCCCGCCTCGACCACGAGATAACGGGCCCTGACGTTCAGGAAACGGCCGCCCTCTTCGGAATGTACGGCTTCGTAGAGGATCCGTGACCGCGGGACGGTCATGACCTCGTCGAGGAAAGGCGGGCGGTTCTCCGCGGGCAGATGCGCGTAGTTGTCCGGTGTGCACTGGAGGGTCGGCGCCAGCTCGACGGTGTCCACGAAACCGCCGTCGACCCGGGCGTGCACCAGGACGTGCCGCACGCCGTCGATCTCACGGACGAGAAAGGCGACGACGCCAAGGCCGACGGACTCCAGCAACGGCTGGGTCCAGCTGATCTTCTCCCGGTTTCCACCCTTCACCGCGACCGCGAGAACCTTGAAGTACAGGCCTTCCTCGTGCTCGATCGCGTCGGCGCCCTGTTTCCAGCCGCGGACGTCCTTGAGCGGGATACGGGCGGGCCGCACATCGTGGCGCGACCGTTCGTTCGTGAACCACGACAGGAGCTGGATGTCGGAGAGCACCGCGCCGGGCGCCGGGTCGTGGTAGGGAAGACACGACAACACGCTTCGCGAGTTCATGTTGATCGTCTCGTCCTCGTACATCAGTTCCGCGATCTGGCCGAGGGTGAGCCAGCAGAAATCGTCCTCCTTCGGCACGTCGTCGACGGTCTCCACGATCATGTTGCGGTTGCTCTTCCGGAAGAACCACGACCCCTGCTCCGCCTGGAGGACGTCGACGATCACCCGGTCGGGGTCGGGCGGCGCGAAGTACTCGATCAGCTTGACGTTCGAGCCGCCGTGCGCCTTGGTGTAATTGCTGCGGGTCGCCTGCACGGTCGGCGAAAGCTGCACCAGATTGGGATTCCCCGGCTCCATCTTCGCCTGCATCAGGAAATGCAGGACACCGTCGAACTCCTTGGCGAGGATGCCGAGAATGCCCACTTCGGGCTGTTTGATGACCGGCTGCTGCCATTCGCGGTAAGGACCGTCGCCGTGCGGGCCGTCGTGCTCGACCACGTGCAGGCCTTCGATGGCGAAGAACCGCCCGCTGCTGTGCACGAGATTGCCCGTGCCGCCCTGGAATCCCCATTGGTCGAGCTCCGCGAACGGGATGTGCCCGACGTGGAACACGTTCGCCTCACGACGTTCGTCGATCCACGCGCGGACGTCTTCGGTCCGCATATGCGCTCCGTCGGTGGTGGCCGCCGACAAGGCGATGCGATCCGCGTGGTCGCGGTCGTCCCGCGGGCGCACCGCGGGCGGTGGTACCAGGCAACGCAGCATCAAAGGACTTCTCGTCATCCCGCTGCTCCATGTCGTCGATCGGGTAGTTGCCGGAACTGAGGAGAAAACCCCGCGCGCATCGTCGATACATCGACCCCCATGCCCCGCCAAAAGGTAGCTTCGGCGGCTCTCGGCGGTCCAGATCGTCCAATTCGGCGGGCGGGTTCGGCGGCCTGGAAGGGTGGCACGAGCCCGAATATTTGCCAGTTCCGAGTGGCCAGTCAGGGACCTTTGCGCATTTTTGCGCGGAGGTCGCGAGTGGCGTTCGGGTTGTCGAGCAGAAAGTGAAAGGTGTCTTGGCGGGCGGGGTGCCCTGAAGGCCACCTTGGGGACGTTGGATGTCTCAGAGGTGGCCTTCAGGACATCGCTTCTGTCCAGGACCGGGACATTTCCCCGATAGCGCGCCACCTTTGCCCTACGTCTCAATACCCCGAAACGCCACCCGCGCCACCCGCTTGACCAGGGCCGAAGGCTCCCTTCATCGCATCAGACGCGGCGAAGGGAGCCTTCAGCCCACCGCGACCCGCCCACGAACCCGGCACGTTCGACTTTCCCAAGACCTTCCGGCTCTCGCGCGGGTCCGATGCCTGCCCTAACCGCAGGCCCCTACAGGAACTGTTCCTTCTGGACCGCCGCCGAATGCGTGCTCCAAGCCCGCTGTTCGGTCTCCCGCACCTGTTCCTCGGCGGTCTGCTCCAATCGTTTCACCGCGAACCGCAGGATCGGCGGGGCCATCAGCGGCGTGACGATGGCGACGAGGATGACGATCGTGTAGATCTCCACGCCGAGGATGCCCAGCCGCAGGCCGACGGTGGCGACCATGATCCCGATGACCCCGCGGGCGTTCAGCCCGGCGCCGAGCGCCAGCCCTTCCCATTTGTTCAGGCCGCTGATCCGTGCTCCGGCGTACACGCCGGTGAACTTGCCGACGATGGCCAGCGCGAGCACCGCGAGCCCGGTGAGCAGCACCTCCGGACGGATGAGCGCGGTGAGATCCATCCGCAGGCCGGCCGTGGCGAAGAAGAGCGGCGCGAACACCGAAAGGACGACGGTGCGCAGGGGTGCCAGCACGGCCGGGTCCACCTTTCCCGCCGTACCGATCAGGATGCCGCAGACGAACGCGCCGAAGAGGGCTTCGAGGCCGAGCGCGTGCGTGCCGGCCGAAGCGAGGAGCAACAGGGCGACGACGACTCCGACGGTGGCCCAAGGGCCGTCGGACTTGCCCGCCAGGCGCAGCGTGCCCCTGACCAGCGGCCTGCCGAGAGTGAGCGCGAAGACGACGATGGCGATCAGGCAGGCGAGGGAAACGAGCACGGTGCCCGCCGTCACCGCCTGCACGGCCATCGCGCTGACCACGGACAGCAGCAACCAGCCGAACACGTCGTCGATCATTCCCGCGGCGAGGGTGAGCTGCCCGACGTTGCGGTGCAACAGGTTCATGTCGATGAGGGTTTTGGCGATGACCGGGATGGCGCTGACGCACATCGCCACGCCGAGGAACAGCGCGAAGACGGTGACGTCGGTGCCGTCGGGGATCAGCACCCTCGGCAGGACGAAACCCGCGCCGATACCGAGGCCCAGCGGGATGATCAAGCCACCGAAGCCGACTCCGGCGGCGGCACCGAACCGCCGCCGGACCATCCGCATGTCCATCTGCATACCGGTCAGGCCGACCAGCAGCAGGACCCCGATCTGGCCGACGGAGTCGAGAAGGTGGTACTGCTCGGCGACCGCCGGGAAGAGCCGGCTGTGCAGCCCCGGTACGGCCCACGCCAGCAAGGAAGGACCGAGCAGCACCCCGACGAACAACTCGCCGACGACCGCGGGCATCCCGAACCGGGCCGCCAGGCGTCCGAAGACGACGGCGAGCAGGAGCAACAGACCCGCCTGCAGCAGGAAGATCAGGAGACTGTGCGCGGCGATCGGGGCGATCGGCGCGGGAAGCGAGAGAAGCACTTTCCTCCTTCGGGAAACGCGGCACACGTGACCGGCCACGGTCGCCGTGGGCGCGGGTTCCGGGACCGGTCACGCGGAACTGTCAGGCGTGGCGGGAAACCCTCGTGCCCAGTCGCCGGGCCGCGCTCACCGAGTCGCAGCCCGCCAGGCCCATCGCGTTCCGGAGCTCGACGGCGAGCAGGTCGAGCACCTGCCGGGCGCCGTCCTGGCCGTCCGCGGCCAGCCCCCAGATGAAGGGCCGCCCGATCAGCACCCCCGACGCGCCGAGCGCGAGCGCCTTGAGCACGTCGCCGCCGGTCCGGATCCCGCCGTCCAGCAACACTTCGCAACCACCGGAGACCGCGTCCGCGATCTCCCCCAGCATTTCGATCCCCGGTACGGCGCCGTCCAACTGACGGCCTCCGTGGTTGGACACCACGATCCCGGTGGCACCGGCGTCGACGGCACGCACCGCGTCCTCGACCGCGAGGATCCCTTTGAGCACCACCGGAAGGTTCGTGTGCGCGCGGACAGCCTCGACGGATTCCCAAGTGGCCGGGGCGAATTCGCGCGCGGTGTGGTCGGCGACGGCGGAAAGTCCTTCGGTACGGCGATGCGCGGCCGCACCGGCGTCGAAGTTGGCCGCCGTCACCGATTCCGGCAACGCGAAGCCGTTCCGCATGTCCCTCAGCCGCCGTCCCATCCACGGCACGTCGACGGTGAACACGATCGCCTCGCAGCCGGCGTCCTCCGCGCGGCGCACGAGCTCCAGTGACCGCTTTTCGTCGCGCAGCCAGTACAGCTGGAACCACGGCCGTCCGCCGACGGCCGCGATCTCCTCCAGCGGGACACTGCTCAGGGTGCAGATGGTGTACGGCACCCCGGCGTCGCACGCCGCGCGTGCCGCCGCGAGCTCGCCTTCGGGATGGAACAGCCGCTGGTACGCGACCGGCGCGACCGCCACGGGAAGCGCGGCGCGCCGGCCGAGAACCTCGGCCTCGATGGTGCCGCCCGCCAGGTCGCGCAGCATCCGGGGGATCACGAAGATCCGCTCCAGCGCGGTGCGATTGGCCTCTAGCGACGCTTCGGACCCGCTGCCCCCGGCGAGGAAATCCCAGATCTCACCGGGGAGGGCCGCCTGCGCGGCACGTTCGAGGTCGTCCAGGCAGAGAGGCGTCATCGCCGGGCGGGGCCGAGCTTGCTCTGCCCGGTGCGCTCCAGCTCCACGGCTTCGTACAGGGCCTTGATGTTGGAGCTGCCGAACGTCCCCGCGCCCTGCCGCTCGATGATCTCGAAGAAGATCGTCTTACGCGGATGCGTGGAGGCGGTGAAGATCTGGAACAGCTGGCCGCCGTGGTCCTCGTCGGCGAGCAGCTTCGTCTCGCGCAGGTCGTCCAGCGAGTGCGTCTCCAGCTCGATCCGCTCCCCGAGCAGGTCGTAGTAGGTGTCCGGGGTCTTCAGGAATTCCACGCCGCGCGCGGAAAGCTCCTTGACCGCGCGGACCGCGTCCGGGCTGGTGAAGGCGATGTGCTGGACGCCGGACCCGTGGTGCTCCTTGATGAAGTCGTCGATCTGGCCGGGGTCGGCGGTCTTGTCGGGCTCGATCAGGGTGAGGGTGACCGCTCCCGACGTGCTCTGCACGACGGTCGAGTTCATCGCCTGCGCACCGACCACGATGTGCTCTTCGAAGATCTGCTTGAAGCCGAGCGCACGCTCGTAGAACGCCACCGTGGGGCCGAGGTCACCGGCGTTCAGGCAGACCGCGAAGTGGTCGATCACGCCGAGATCCACGCCGCCCTTGCCGCGCGGGGCCTCCTCGGCGGCGTCGCTCTGGATCAGGGTGTGCACGACATCGCCGAAACCGCCGACGGTGGCCGTGACGACCGAGTCCGCGCGCTTCTCCGGCTCGCGGACCGCTGTCGCGCCCGCCTTCACCGCGGCCTCGAAGGCGGCGGCCACGTCGGGCGTGCGCAGCGCGATGTCGGCCACCCCGTCACCGTGGGTCTGCAGATAGGTCGCCCCGGGGTGCCGGTCCGACAGCGGCTCGGTCAGCACCAGCGCGATCGCGCCGTGCCGCAACGTCACGCCGCGGTGGTCGGCCGACCGGTCGGTGGCGGTGACGGAGAAGTCGTACTTGTCCATCCAGCCGGACGCGGCCACCTCGAGGTTGGCCACATACATTTCCACATAGTCGATCTCGAAATTCTGCGTGCTTTCGTGAGAAGACAAGACATTCCTCCGTGGAATAGATGTAATCCTCGATCACAGGATCGCGCGAAGTCATTTGCGCATCAATGCTGTCCGCTTGACACTTCAGTCCATATAGGACGGACGAGTCAGCGGCTCGTGAACCGCACCGGGAGTTCCCGGTATCCCTGCACCACGACCGCCCGCAACCAGGACGGCTCCTTCACCAGCTCCACTCGCGACACCCGCTCGGCCACCTCCCGCAGCACCACCGCCAGCTCGATCCGCGCGAGCGCGGATCCGAGGCAGTGATGCATGCCGTGTCCGAAAGCGATGTGCCGGTTGGGTTTCCGCCCCGGCAGGAACCTGTCCGGGTCGTCGAACACGGCGGGATCCCGGTTCGCAGCCGGAAGCCACGCGACCACCGGCGTACCTGCCTCGAGATCGCGGCCGTTGATCGTGACGTCGCCGGTCGTCACCCGCAGCACGTGCATCGCGGGCGAAGTCCAGCGCAGCACCTCGTCCACCACGGTGTCGACGTCCGCGCCGCCGTCCCGTACCTGGGCCAGAAGCCCCGGCACGGTGGCGAAAGCGTGTATCGCGCCGGTGATCGCGTGCCGGGTGGTCTCGTTGCCGCCGATCAACACGTTGTCGCAGTTGAGCAGGACGTCGTCGATCGAGAGCTCGTCGTCGGAAAGCAGGGTGCTGACGAGATCTTCGCCGGGGCTCGCGCGGCGCGCGGTGATCAGCTCGTCGAAGTAGACGAGGATTTCGGTATGCGCCTGACGCGGCGTCATCCCGTCGAACAGTTCGTCCTCGCCGCCGAACGCGTGGTTCGTCAGGTCGATGAGCATGTCCTGGTCTTCGGACGGCACACCGAGGATTTCGCAGACGACGGCGGCGGGGATCCGCGGGCCGATCGCCGCGGCCACGTCGCACACCTCGGCGTCGAGCACCCGGTCGAGAACGCCGCTCACCTCGGCCCGCACCCGTTCCGACAGTTTCC from Amycolatopsis sp. EV170708-02-1 includes:
- a CDS encoding NAD(P)-dependent oxidoreductase, producing MKQITVLGASGFIGSAVTRELSRRPIRLRAVSRKHFVPAPGLAETTVVAADLTDRAALAGAVAGSDAIVYLLLGDGGWRAAETEGAERVNVGVLRDLVDVVGNGDGPPPLVVFAGTTTQVGVPPREPLDGSEPDHPATPYDVQKLEAEQFLKKATADGRVRGISLRLPTIFGETATDGANPDRGVVSAMARRALEGLPLTVWGDGTVRRDLIHVEDVAKAFTAALDHPDSLVGGHWLIGAGRGDRLGEVFRLVAKEMSEHTGTDPVEVSCVEPPSHAPETDLRSITIDSAAFRAITGWRPEISLSEGVRRTVAALTTPVHGKART
- a CDS encoding NDP-hexose 2,3-dehydratase family protein codes for the protein MLRCLVPPPAVRPRDDRDHADRIALSAATTDGAHMRTEDVRAWIDERREANVFHVGHIPFAELDQWGFQGGTGNLVHSSGRFFAIEGLHVVEHDGPHGDGPYREWQQPVIKQPEVGILGILAKEFDGVLHFLMQAKMEPGNPNLVQLSPTVQATRSNYTKAHGGSNVKLIEYFAPPDPDRVIVDVLQAEQGSWFFRKSNRNMIVETVDDVPKEDDFCWLTLGQIAELMYEDETINMNSRSVLSCLPYHDPAPGAVLSDIQLLSWFTNERSRHDVRPARIPLKDVRGWKQGADAIEHEEGLYFKVLAVAVKGGNREKISWTQPLLESVGLGVVAFLVREIDGVRHVLVHARVDGGFVDTVELAPTLQCTPDNYAHLPAENRPPFLDEVMTVPRSRILYEAVHSEEGGRFLNVRARYLVVEAGETVDPPPGYAWVTPAQLTALTRHGHYVNVEARTLLACINALTAQPRGGA
- a CDS encoding cation:proton antiporter — encoded protein: MLLSLPAPIAPIAAHSLLIFLLQAGLLLLLAVVFGRLAARFGMPAVVGELFVGVLLGPSLLAWAVPGLHSRLFPAVAEQYHLLDSVGQIGVLLLVGLTGMQMDMRMVRRRFGAAAGVGFGGLIIPLGLGIGAGFVLPRVLIPDGTDVTVFALFLGVAMCVSAIPVIAKTLIDMNLLHRNVGQLTLAAGMIDDVFGWLLLSVVSAMAVQAVTAGTVLVSLACLIAIVVFALTLGRPLVRGTLRLAGKSDGPWATVGVVVALLLLASAGTHALGLEALFGAFVCGILIGTAGKVDPAVLAPLRTVVLSVFAPLFFATAGLRMDLTALIRPEVLLTGLAVLALAIVGKFTGVYAGARISGLNKWEGLALGAGLNARGVIGIMVATVGLRLGILGVEIYTIVILVAIVTPLMAPPILRFAVKRLEQTAEEQVRETEQRAWSTHSAAVQKEQFL
- a CDS encoding alpha-hydroxy acid oxidase, translating into MTPLCLDDLERAAQAALPGEIWDFLAGGSGSEASLEANRTALERIFVIPRMLRDLAGGTIEAEVLGRRAALPVAVAPVAYQRLFHPEGELAAARAACDAGVPYTICTLSSVPLEEIAAVGGRPWFQLYWLRDEKRSLELVRRAEDAGCEAIVFTVDVPWMGRRLRDMRNGFALPESVTAANFDAGAAAHRRTEGLSAVADHTAREFAPATWESVEAVRAHTNLPVVLKGILAVEDAVRAVDAGATGIVVSNHGGRQLDGAVPGIEMLGEIADAVSGGCEVLLDGGIRTGGDVLKALALGASGVLIGRPFIWGLAADGQDGARQVLDLLAVELRNAMGLAGCDSVSAARRLGTRVSRHA
- the hppD gene encoding 4-hydroxyphenylpyruvate dioxygenase, which translates into the protein MSSHESTQNFEIDYVEMYVANLEVAASGWMDKYDFSVTATDRSADHRGVTLRHGAIALVLTEPLSDRHPGATYLQTHGDGVADIALRTPDVAAAFEAAVKAGATAVREPEKRADSVVTATVGGFGDVVHTLIQSDAAEEAPRGKGGVDLGVIDHFAVCLNAGDLGPTVAFYERALGFKQIFEEHIVVGAQAMNSTVVQSTSGAVTLTLIEPDKTADPGQIDDFIKEHHGSGVQHIAFTSPDAVRAVKELSARGVEFLKTPDTYYDLLGERIELETHSLDDLRETKLLADEDHGGQLFQIFTASTHPRKTIFFEIIERQGAGTFGSSNIKALYEAVELERTGQSKLGPARR